A single window of Buchnera aphidicola (Cinara cuneomaculata) DNA harbors:
- the rplO gene encoding 50S ribosomal protein L15, whose product MYLNLLSNSIFKKKKRKRICRGLGSGFGKTGGRGHKGQKSRSGGKIRKSFEGGQTPLYRRLPKFGFISQKKKFVDEIRLFELNQISHFNMIDLTVLKKVNLIKKNIKYVKIIKVGMINKPIVISGITVTKGARICIEAVGGIIKN is encoded by the coding sequence ATGTATTTAAATTTATTATCAAATTCTATATTTAAAAAAAAAAAAAGAAAACGTATATGTAGAGGTCTTGGATCTGGTTTTGGTAAGACGGGAGGTAGAGGACATAAAGGCCAGAAATCTCGATCTGGAGGAAAAATTCGTAAAAGTTTTGAAGGAGGTCAAACACCATTATATCGAAGATTACCAAAATTTGGTTTTATTTCTCAGAAAAAAAAATTTGTAGACGAAATTCGATTATTTGAATTAAATCAAATATCTCACTTTAATATGATTGATCTTACTGTTTTAAAAAAAGTAAATTTAATTAAAAAAAATATTAAATATGTTAAGATTATTAAAGTAGGAATGATTAATAAACCGATAGTAATCTCCGGAATTACTGTTACTAAAGGAGCTCGTATTTGTATTGAAGCAGTAGGAGGTATTATTAAAAATTAA
- the rpmD gene encoding 50S ribosomal protein L30, translating into MKKIFITQIKSQIGRLPKHIATMKGLGLRHIGDIVEREDTSAIRGMIKKVFYMVTFNSRN; encoded by the coding sequence ATGAAAAAAATTTTTATAACACAAATAAAAAGTCAAATTGGTCGTTTACCAAAACATATAGCTACTATGAAAGGATTAGGTTTACGTCATATTGGTGATATTGTAGAGCGAGAAGATACTTCTGCTATTCGTGGTATGATAAAAAAAGTTTTTTATATGGTAACTTTTAATTCAAGGAATTAA
- the rpsE gene encoding 30S ribosomal protein S5, whose amino-acid sequence MNFDKKLSSELQEKLISVNRVSKTVKGGRIFSFTALTVVGNGNGKVGFGYGKAREVPSAIQKAMEKARKNMISVPLFQNTIQHSVYGSHTGSNVFMKPASEGTGIIAGGAMRSVLEVIGIQNILAKIYGSTNPINVVRATINGLKKVRSPDMIAKKLGKFIVKT is encoded by the coding sequence ATGAATTTTGATAAAAAATTATCTAGTGAATTACAAGAAAAATTAATTTCGGTGAATCGTGTATCCAAAACAGTTAAAGGAGGAAGAATATTTTCTTTTACTGCACTGACCGTAGTAGGTAATGGTAATGGAAAAGTTGGATTTGGTTATGGAAAAGCTCGTGAGGTTCCTTCAGCAATCCAGAAAGCTATGGAAAAAGCAAGAAAAAATATGATTTCAGTTCCATTATTTCAAAATACGATACAACATTCTGTATACGGATCCCATACTGGATCTAATGTATTTATGAAGCCTGCATCAGAAGGTACAGGTATTATTGCAGGAGGTGCGATGAGATCTGTATTGGAGGTCATCGGTATTCAAAATATTTTAGCTAAAATATATGGATCTACTAATCCAATTAATGTAGTACGAGCAACTATTAATGGTTTAAAAAAAGTTCGATCACCAGATATGATTGCTAAAAAACTTGGTAAGTTTATTGTTAAAACTTAA